Genomic segment of Candidatus Bathyarchaeia archaeon:
ATCTCGGAGAAGTTGGCTGACTCTAGGGCCAGGTCCCATCCGAGGCCGAGGTTTCCCTCCTCCCTTCCGTAAGGGAATCCTTTCCATTCCGCTAGAATATTCCAGTCCGTGGGCTCCTGCGGCTCGAGGATGCATAGGCCGCTGCCAATGGAGTGCACTATTCCAGCCCTCAAGTAGAACACATCGTCAACCTTTGGATTAACTTCGTGGAGGTGTCTCCTCATCTCCTGAGCATCCTGGGCCTCCATCCACTTCCTGAAGGCCTCTTTCTCAACCGGCTTCTTCCACCCTATCCAAGCCTTAGCCCCCGGCCTAGTTCCAATGATGATCCATGACTCGTTTTTCCCGTAAGGAGAGTTCAAGTGTTCCTTTGAAAACTCCGGGGTGGGATGCCAGTGCACTGGGATATGGGAGCCTTCGCCAACATCGAAAATCTTGACCAAAATCCCAAGGTTGGCTCCGAAGCGTTCATAATGCTTTTTACCCAGAGTTTCCTCCGGAAACTCCTCTAAAAGCCTTTTCAGCAAAATGACTTCTCCACTGGGAAGCTTTATCCTGCTGAAGCCTTTATCCGGTGGATTATCCCTTCCAGGGGTGACGGCCCTGTTCGTGGAGAATATCCACTCCTCCGACCTATAGTCGTCTCTCGGGTTTTCCTCCCCCATGAACTCGGCCCTTAGCTTCCCTCCATTATAGAAGTGTAGGAAGGTGTTCGGCTCGAGGTAGATGGGCTTTTCCAACAGCTTCTCCATTTCCCTCCTCAAAGCCATTTATCCTCCAACGAATCCCTCTCTAAGCCGGGTTTTTAAACTATCTCCTCCAGCCCGATCTGAGAGATCGTTTCTTTTTTAGGTATTCCCTCATGATCCCAGCCTCTAAGCTCATAATACTCGTCAAGCATCTCGTTTAAGTGGACAACTTGGCCTCTCGCTGGGCCCTCAGGCAAAGGCTCCTCCAAACACCTATAGGGCAACGTATCGTCCTTTCTGCTGAATCCCTCCCTTACGTTGAAAAGCCTTGAGAGGGTGATAACGCGAGCTCCTAACTTCTTCAACTCATCAGGATCCTTATACTCAAAGCCTGTGGCTGAGACGACCATCTGGTATACCTCCTTTAACTTCATCCCATGCAAGGTGAAGAAGCATAGAACACTTGAGTCCACCACGGCCTTCTCGTCCTGTCTGTCGATGGCCAGTTGAACCTTCGCCCTATCGTAGGACAGGGGGTCCGCGCCACCTCCGTATCCGCATAGCTCAACGCCCGCTGTGTACGCTCTCAAGTGACAGGCGCCTCTCTCCGATACGGCGTAGCATAACCCCATCCCCTGGGCAGCCCTCGGCTCATAGCCGGGCATTTCAAGACCCTTCACATGCATGGCGAATTTTTCGCTTCCCGGATACTTCTCCGCCAAACTTTTCACACCCATCTGGAGGGTTTTTCCCACCCCCTCACCTTTTCCGATGAGCTCCGTCAACATCACCACGGCCTCACCGTCGCCGAAGATGGGCTTAATGGTTAGATCCTCATTTTTCAAATATCCCTTTTCGTACAGCTCCATGTAGAAGCCTATGATGTTTCCAACACTGATCGTATCTATCCCGTAATAGTCGCATAGATAATTGGCGTACGCGATGGCTTCCTTATCGGACACACCGCAGTTGCTGCCTAGGCTGAATATTGTCTCGTAATCTGGGCCGTCCACGTAAACCTCCTCGCCGCCCCGCTTCACCTTCATGATTTTACTACACCTGATGTTGCAGCCTAGGCAGCAGGAGAAGTCCCTTAACCAAAGCTCGCTTCTATAAGATTCACCGGAGATCGTTTCGGCTCCCTCAAACCTGCCCGTCTGAAAGTTCCTGGTTGGGAGGGCGCCTGTTTCATTTATGGTGAGGAGAATGTTGTCCGTTCCGTACATGGGCAGGCTTCGAACAGTGACCTCGTTCATTCTAAGCGTTCTGAGGGCGATCCACACCATCCGCTCGAACATGGATTCATCATGTACCTTAACGCCCTTGGAGCCTCTCATGGCTATGGCCTTCAGGTTTTTCGATCCCATGACGGCGCCTAGGCCCCCCCTCCCCGCTGATCGAAGGTTGCTGAATACAGGCGCTATTGGAGACATTCGCTCACCCGCGGGGCCTATTACGGCGACCTTAAAGTCTCCACCTAGCTCCTCTAACACCTTTCTCTCCGCGGCCGAGGTGCTCATACCCCACAGACTTTCACACCTTTTAACCGAAACATCCCCGTTGTCCACGATCAGCATTGAAGGATGCTCCGCCCTTCCCGTTATCACCATCGCGTCGTATCCTGAGAACTTTAACTCTGCCCCCAGCCCACCTCCCATGTAAGAGTCGTTTATGGTTCCGGTTGCCGGGCTCTTAGACGCGACGCATAGCTTTTGGCAGGGCGCTATAGTTCCGTTTAAGGGTCCTGTGGCCAGCGCTAATATGTTCTCAGGGTCCAAGGGGTTTACACCAGGCTTCAACATCCTGTAGAGAAGCCATATAGCCAAGCCTTTCCCGCCTAAAAGTCTGTAAACGACACGTTCATCTAAGCGTTGTTCAACGAACTTTTCTTGGGTGAGGTTTACGGTTAAAATCCTATTCATGTATCCTCTTTTTTCCAGATTCATTTTAAACACCTTTTATGGGCGCTGTCAGCAACGCGTCTGTGGGGCAGTATTCCACGCATCTCGGATTTCCTTTACACATGTCGCATATGAACGGGTTCTTGGCGTCGTCGTTCCAGCCCACCACTTTGAAGGGGCAGGATGCGACGCATTTCCTGCATCCCTTAGGCCCGATGCATCGCTCTACGATAAGCTCAACGTAGTTGAGCTCAGGATTAAAGGTCAACGCTTGGGTTGGACATGCATCCACACATTTCCCACACAGGGTGCATGGGAACGGCATAAACTTATCAGGCAGCTCAACGTCAACCCTGATCCTGCTCTTCTTTAAAGAAATTTCGCCTTCATGGGAAAAACTGCAGACTGCTTGACATTCCCTACACCCCACACAGTTCTTAGCCCTCACAAGGAGGCGTACAGGCCCACGGTAAGGTGAGACGATATCCCTGACGCTTTTCCCTTCATGAACCACCATTCTCACGGATGAGACGAATGTCTTAGGGTCCTCAGCTTGAACAACTTGTCTACCGAACACCACGCCTGATCCCCCAGCCATTAAGGCTTCCTCAACGACCTCTAAAGCGTCCCTGAGGGTCCTGGCCTTCGCCCCCCCGAGGACGAGGACCGGGACACCCGCGGAGCTCACAGCCTTTCTAAAACTATCCACATCTCCTGTGTAAGCGGTTTTGATGGCGTCAGCCCCCGCTTCAACCGCTATTCTCATACCCACAGAGATGAGCTGAGCGTAGTTAGCCCCAGTAACCCTCTCCCCGAAAGGCAACGACTCCACGATGAAGGGGAGACCTAGCTTTTCGCACTCCCTGGCGAAAATGGATGTGAGCTGAAAGTTATAAGCCTCGGTTTCATCTTCTGAATGCCCGATAAAATAGTAGGTAACTATCCCCGAGGCTCCTAGGGACAGCGCTCCCTTAGCGTTAGCCACGGCTACCCTTTTTATGCTTCTAGCCGGTAGCGTGTAGGTTTTATCCCTGAACGCGTTAGTCCAGTCAGCCCTAACAAGGAGCGCTGGCGCTTTCCTCCCTTTGAACAGGTGGTTAAGCCTTCTAGCCTGGCCTGGGCTGAGCAGAACGGCGTCGGGCCTACCCTCTACCACTTTAATCAACGTTTCCTCCAAGTTTACAACTCCCTTTATGGGCCCGAGCATGAAACCGTGGTCAGCGGCAACTACAACGGCTTTACCATCTTCAGGATCGATGATTCGGCTTAACCTAATCTCTTTCCCGGCGTTCCTCAACGAGTTAGCCTCCATGTATGATGCTCCACACGCTTCTCACATTCTCAGCGAACCCGGCCGCCTGCAAAGTTTTTCCGCCAAGGATTACTCCAGCCGCGTTTGATTCAATGGCGCTATGCGCCAACGCAGTGGAGTCCGATAGATCGGAGAAATCTTCCAACACCATTAAGGGCGCTTTGGCCAGCTCAACCAGCTCCTTAAACAAGCTTTCTCCCCCTTTCTTCATGGGCGCGGCTATAAGGTCTCCGCCAACCTCAACCGCCTGTCTTACCCCTAGCTTCACACAGTCAAAGTAGTTTTCTCCCGTCACCCTACCTCCAACCGGCAGGATCTGAACAAGAAGGGGTAACCCATATTCTTCGCACGCCCTAGCCGTTGAGGCAAGAGCCTCCATGTTGAAAGCCTCATCTTCATCTCGCTCATACCCCACTATGAGATAAGCGGCGACGGCGTCTGCTCCATGCCTCAAAGCGTCCTCCGGCGTGACTGTGCTGACGTACCTTAAGTCCACGGCGGGTAAAATGTAGTCGCCTCCTCGATAGGCGTTGGTCCAATCGGACCTTACAATTAAGCTAGCACCCTCCCTACCTTTAATGCATTCCAGCAACCTATCAACCTGTCCTAACGAGAGTATGAACGCATCCACCATCCTCGAGGCTTTCATAACCTTGTTCAAGTCTTCCAATCCTTGGACACCGCCGAGCATCGATCCTAAATCAGCCTCTAAGATAACCCCCTTTCCATCAACAGGGTTTAACACATGGCTTAGGCGCAGCTCTTTTCCACCGTTCAAACCTTAAACCTCCTTCACTTAACTGCCAAAGGAATTTATAAAATGCTTCGGTCCAGGCGAACGTCACTTAATTATGATCATATAACTTTTCTACACGTTTTACATTCAAAGAATTGCAATTGTAACCCCTCACCTCCCCTTTACTGGCGTCCAAGATACGTTATGCTTCGAGTTATCAAACTCTAGTAGTTTAAATCAAAACCATGGAATTTAGTGGACCATGAATGCGGGTAATCTCCACGCGTTAACCTTATATACTGGTTAAACGCGAGCAGACTAAGCAAAGATGGGCAGCATACGTTTATTGAGGCGAACTCGAGAAGACGACTTAAGGAAGGTAAACAACAGGAATGCGTGTCGCGTTATGTTATAATAAAAAGCCAGAGTCAAGTTCTCAATCCCAGGATGAGTCAGAGGACGAATCGGATCCACCGCCCGGCAGAGTTTTCCCAGAAGCCTACGCTGAGCTGGACGACGAGCATACCGTTAAAGCGGTTGCAAAAGCGCTGAGCAGAGCCCACGAGGTGCAACTAGTTGAAGCGGATGAAAAGGCCTACTCAAAATTTCTTTATAACCGCCCGGATATAGTATTCAATATTGCGGAGGGCTTTAACGGGCCCCACCGGGAGGCGTTTATTCCATCGATCCTGGAGTTTCTTCAAATTCCCTACACGGGGTCGGATCCATTAACCCTCTCTATATGTTTAGATAAGGTATTAACGAAGCAGCTCCTCAACTACCATGGTATACCGACACCAGAGTTCACCTCAGCCACCTCAATTCAAGAGATTCAGGCCACTGTGAAAGCTTGGAGAAATTATCCATGCATCGTGAAACCTGTTCACGAAGGCTCCAGCATAGGGGTGTGGAGCAGCTCAATAGCCGAAGACCCTGAGCAGCTTTCAGCTCAAATGAGAAAAAGCATCACCTTATACAAGCAGCCTGTCCTCGTGGAACGACTCCTCCTTGGAAGGGAGTTCACGGTCGGCGTGCTGGGAAACGGAGACCAAGCGGAAATCCTCCCAGTAGTGGAGATTTGCTTCGACAACCTACCGAAGACCTCGAGGCCCATATACTCCTACGAAGCCAAGTGGATTTGGGATACTCCGAAAAACCCGTTAAACATCTTCAAATGCCCCGCCCCAATCGATGAGGCCCTATACGAAAGCATCAGGGGCGTGGCGTTAAAGGCTTACAGGTCTTTAAGGTGCCGTGACTGGGCGAGGATCGATATCCGATTAGACAGGGAAGGACGGCCAAACATCCTTGAGGTGAACCCGCTTCCAGGCATCCTACCGGACCCAGAGGATAATTCATGCATGCCCAAGGCCGCTAGGGCGGCTGGCATAGAATACGAAGACCTCATCCTAACTGTTCTACGCATCGCCTGCGAAAGATACGGAATAAAAACGGAAACCCCGAAGGATGGAAAAGTCAGTTCTCAAAATGGCTTAAATGAATTAAGTCGTCGAGGCGTATGAAATTAGTCGGACAAATGGAATTGAACGCCCAGGATAAAACAGCCCTATTCCAAAACGTTCCGGAAAGCGATTGGAAAGACTGGCGATGGCAGATGCGCCACAGGTTAAAAACCCTAGAAGAGCTTGAAAAATACTTCACCTTAACCGAAGAGGAGGTGAAAGGCGTAGAGTTAGCTACAAGTAGAAAAACGCTGCCAATGGCTATCTCACCTTACTTCGCGTCACTAATGGACCCTGGAGACCCCCAGTGCCCCCTGAGGAAACAGGGGGTCCCGACAGAGAAGGAAGGCATGTTCCAGCCCTCGGATATGAACGACCCCTTAGGCGAGGAAAGGGACTCCCCCGTCCCCCACCTTGTCCACCGCTATCCCGACAGGGTCCTCCTACTCGTAACAAACAACTGCGCCATGTTCTGCCGTTACTGCACTCGTCGACGAATCGTTGGGCGAATCGAAGAGGCGGGCATAGAGGAGCTGGAGCCCGCGTTCCAATACATTGAGGGGAAGAGGTCTGTTCGAGACGTGTTGATCTCAGGAGGTGACCCCCTCACGTTGTCCACTGAGAAACTGGAGCGAATCATTCGGAGAATTCGGGAGATAAAACACGTGGAGATCATTAGAATAGGAACAAGGGTGCCCGTCACACTACCCATGAGAATTGACGAACAGTTAACATCCATGCTTAAGAAATATCACCCCCTCTGGATGAGCCTCCACTTCACCCACCCCCGCGAGATCACCCCGCAGGTGGAGCAGGCATGCCGCAGACTCGCAGACGCCGGCGTACCCCTCGGAAGCCAAACCGTTCTCCTTAAGGGAATCAACGACTCTCCGCTCATCATCAGGAAGCTGATGCATAAACTGCTCACGCTCAGGGTGAGACCCTACTACCTCTATCAATGCGACCTCGCCCAAGGCATCTCCCACTTTCAAACCCCGGTGGAAACAGGTTTAAAGATAATGGAAAGCCTGAGGGGACATACATCCGGCTACGCAGTCCCCACATACGTGATAGACGCCCCGGGGGGAGGGGGAAAAATACCAATAGCACCAAACTACTTAATCTCGTACGGAAACGGAAGGGCTGTGATGAGAAACTACCGGGGCGAAGTATACGAGTATAAAGAGGCTTAAATCGTGCTCATCTAAGGGTTATAAGACGGGCATTAAATAATGTTTGTAGCCGTCTTATACAATCAGCCTCAACCCCTCCCATACGGCGAGGAAAAGGATAAGATATCCGAGGACGCGGTGTTAGAAGAGGTTTCCGACGTACAGCAAGCCCTCCAAAACCTAGGACACCAAGCCATCCTGATGCCTTTAACAAACGATGTGCCAAAGCTCGTTAAGGAGCTCTCCTCTACACCGCTGGACTGCGTCTTTAACCTATGCGAAGGCGCTTACGGGTGCAGCGTCCATGAAATGAACGTCCCATCTATCCTAGAGTTGCTGAGAATCCCTTACACAGGCTCCCCTTCAATGGCCTTAGGATGCTGCCTAGACAAGGCGACGGCAAAACGCATACTCATCGGCGCAGGTCTCCCCACTCCCAGCTTTACTGTTGCCCAGACATCTGTTATGCCTGAGAAGATCCCCTCGTACCCTTTGATCGTCAAGCCAATCAGGGAAGATGGGGGTAGAGGCGTCTCTAGGGAAAGCGTCGTATACGATGAGGCGGCGCTCAAGGAGAGGATCCGATACGTGTGGGAGAAATACCGTCAACCCGCCTTGGTGGAAAGATTCATCGAGGGAAGAGAGCTGAACGTTTCCTTGATCGGCAACAGCTCTCCGGAAACGTTGGCCATATCCGAGGTGGAGTTCTCAGGGCTTCAAGACGGATCCCCGAGAATCCTCACCTACGATGGAAAGTGGCTTGAAGAAAGCCGCGAATACGCCTGGACGCCTGTTACCTGCCCAGCGAGCGTAGAAGATTCGTTAAGAGGAAGGCTTGAAGAAATCTCGAAAAAAGCCTTTCAAATCCTCGGTTGCATGGGATACGCGAGGATAGATTTCAGAGTTGATCTTAAAGGGCGACCGTATCTCATAGACGTAAATCCTAACCCTGACATTTCAAGAAAGGCTGGGTTCGCCAACTCAGCTGAGAAAGCCGGCGTCCCCTACCCTCAGCTAATACAGAGGATAATGGACCTCGCCATCGAACGGCATTCAACCCTCAAACCGATTCAGTTCGTTAAGATTCGAAAGATGGTGGAAACCGACGTTCCAATAGTGCTAAACCTTTTAGATATGATTCCGGCGTTCAAGAGGATGGAAGTCACCGTTGCTAGGGAGGTCATCGAAGCGTACGTCAAAAAGCCTGAGGGCGGAGACTACTCCATCTACATCGCCGAGCACCCTGAGAGCCAAGTTGTCGGATATGTTTGCTTCGGCCCGACCCCTCTAACAGAGGGAACCTACGACATCTACTGGGTCGCGGTAGAACCCAGACTCCATGGCCAAGGCGTCGGAGGAAAACTATTAAGGTTCGCTGAACAGCTCATAAGGAGTCGGGGAGGAAGAAAAATCATCGTCGAAACCTCTTCGAAAGAAGAATATGAGGCGGCTCGAAACCTATACGAAGCGCACGGGTTTAAGGAGGTGGCTAAAATATCGAGCTTCTACGCTAAGGGAGACGACAAAATAATCTACGAAAAGAACCTATCAAACAATAATTAGCATGGAGCCGGATGTGAGCCTCTCCGATCATTAAACTTATTCACGCAAGTTTTTCGCCGGTGCCTCCCTCGACCATATACATGAACTCACCGTCCATTCAGGTGAGGAGCATCTTCACATCCAAACCGATAACTATATCCGTGGCGAACTATCTTTTACCTTCTCTAAAACAACCTTATGTTAGCGGATATGGATTTTCCCAGCTAGTAGCGCTTGGCATATTCCCCTGGGTGTAAACCATTTCTCCGCCACG
This window contains:
- a CDS encoding KamA family radical SAM protein, translating into MKLVGQMELNAQDKTALFQNVPESDWKDWRWQMRHRLKTLEELEKYFTLTEEEVKGVELATSRKTLPMAISPYFASLMDPGDPQCPLRKQGVPTEKEGMFQPSDMNDPLGEERDSPVPHLVHRYPDRVLLLVTNNCAMFCRYCTRRRIVGRIEEAGIEELEPAFQYIEGKRSVRDVLISGGDPLTLSTEKLERIIRRIREIKHVEIIRIGTRVPVTLPMRIDEQLTSMLKKYHPLWMSLHFTHPREITPQVEQACRRLADAGVPLGSQTVLLKGINDSPLIIRKLMHKLLTLRVRPYYLYQCDLAQGISHFQTPVETGLKIMESLRGHTSGYAVPTYVIDAPGGGGKIPIAPNYLISYGNGRAVMRNYRGEVYEYKEA
- a CDS encoding aldehyde ferredoxin oxidoreductase family protein; this encodes MNLEKRGYMNRILTVNLTQEKFVEQRLDERVVYRLLGGKGLAIWLLYRMLKPGVNPLDPENILALATGPLNGTIAPCQKLCVASKSPATGTINDSYMGGGLGAELKFSGYDAMVITGRAEHPSMLIVDNGDVSVKRCESLWGMSTSAAERKVLEELGGDFKVAVIGPAGERMSPIAPVFSNLRSAGRGGLGAVMGSKNLKAIAMRGSKGVKVHDESMFERMVWIALRTLRMNEVTVRSLPMYGTDNILLTINETGALPTRNFQTGRFEGAETISGESYRSELWLRDFSCCLGCNIRCSKIMKVKRGGEEVYVDGPDYETIFSLGSNCGVSDKEAIAYANYLCDYYGIDTISVGNIIGFYMELYEKGYLKNEDLTIKPIFGDGEAVVMLTELIGKGEGVGKTLQMGVKSLAEKYPGSEKFAMHVKGLEMPGYEPRAAQGMGLCYAVSERGACHLRAYTAGVELCGYGGGADPLSYDRAKVQLAIDRQDEKAVVDSSVLCFFTLHGMKLKEVYQMVVSATGFEYKDPDELKKLGARVITLSRLFNVREGFSRKDDTLPYRCLEEPLPEGPARGQVVHLNEMLDEYYELRGWDHEGIPKKETISQIGLEEIV
- a CDS encoding GNAT family N-acetyltransferase; this translates as MFVAVLYNQPQPLPYGEEKDKISEDAVLEEVSDVQQALQNLGHQAILMPLTNDVPKLVKELSSTPLDCVFNLCEGAYGCSVHEMNVPSILELLRIPYTGSPSMALGCCLDKATAKRILIGAGLPTPSFTVAQTSVMPEKIPSYPLIVKPIREDGGRGVSRESVVYDEAALKERIRYVWEKYRQPALVERFIEGRELNVSLIGNSSPETLAISEVEFSGLQDGSPRILTYDGKWLEESREYAWTPVTCPASVEDSLRGRLEEISKKAFQILGCMGYARIDFRVDLKGRPYLIDVNPNPDISRKAGFANSAEKAGVPYPQLIQRIMDLAIERHSTLKPIQFVKIRKMVETDVPIVLNLLDMIPAFKRMEVTVAREVIEAYVKKPEGGDYSIYIAEHPESQVVGYVCFGPTPLTEGTYDIYWVAVEPRLHGQGVGGKLLRFAEQLIRSRGGRKIIVETSSKEEYEAARNLYEAHGFKEVAKISSFYAKGDDKIIYEKNLSNNN
- a CDS encoding ATP-grasp domain-containing protein — its product is MRVALCYNKKPESSSQSQDESEDESDPPPGRVFPEAYAELDDEHTVKAVAKALSRAHEVQLVEADEKAYSKFLYNRPDIVFNIAEGFNGPHREAFIPSILEFLQIPYTGSDPLTLSICLDKVLTKQLLNYHGIPTPEFTSATSIQEIQATVKAWRNYPCIVKPVHEGSSIGVWSSSIAEDPEQLSAQMRKSITLYKQPVLVERLLLGREFTVGVLGNGDQAEILPVVEICFDNLPKTSRPIYSYEAKWIWDTPKNPLNIFKCPAPIDEALYESIRGVALKAYRSLRCRDWARIDIRLDREGRPNILEVNPLPGILPDPEDNSCMPKAARAAGIEYEDLILTVLRIACERYGIKTETPKDGKVSSQNGLNELSRRGV
- a CDS encoding 4Fe-4S dicluster domain-containing protein codes for the protein MEANSLRNAGKEIRLSRIIDPEDGKAVVVAADHGFMLGPIKGVVNLEETLIKVVEGRPDAVLLSPGQARRLNHLFKGRKAPALLVRADWTNAFRDKTYTLPARSIKRVAVANAKGALSLGASGIVTYYFIGHSEDETEAYNFQLTSIFARECEKLGLPFIVESLPFGERVTGANYAQLISVGMRIAVEAGADAIKTAYTGDVDSFRKAVSSAGVPVLVLGGAKARTLRDALEVVEEALMAGGSGVVFGRQVVQAEDPKTFVSSVRMVVHEGKSVRDIVSPYRGPVRLLVRAKNCVGCRECQAVCSFSHEGEISLKKSRIRVDVELPDKFMPFPCTLCGKCVDACPTQALTFNPELNYVELIVERCIGPKGCRKCVASCPFKVVGWNDDAKNPFICDMCKGNPRCVEYCPTDALLTAPIKGV